Proteins found in one Zea mays cultivar B73 chromosome 1, Zm-B73-REFERENCE-NAM-5.0, whole genome shotgun sequence genomic segment:
- the LOC100192520 gene encoding putative inositol polyphosphate phosphatase (synaptogenin-like) family protein isoform X1 — protein MLGGQSETVKYRVFAGTWNVGGLAPPDDLDLEDWLDTKNDSYDIYVLGFQEIVPLNARNVLGPKQRRAAMKWQLLIGDALNSTRHGAAGMHGQGQGGAFRCLMSKQMVGIFVSVWTRSSLCRHVRHPGVCSVGAGVLGRLGNKGAVSVRFLLHGTSFCFVCCHLASGGEKGDALRRNADAAGILSRTSFLGFGGVAAAPGEVPKKILGHDRVVLLGDLNYRIAMDDDEARQLVRARKWGMLLEGDELLLELSSGRQFHGWHEGHVTFAPTYKYSRNSDHLHWCADGVAAGREKQHRAPAWCDRILWRGKGMKQVRYERCGCYRLSDHRPVRALFHAVCELADG, from the exons ATGCTTGGTGGGCAGAGCGAGACCGTCAAGTACAG GGTCTTTGCTGGAACATGGAACGTGGGCGGCTTGGCGCCGCCGGATGACCTGGACTTGGAGGATTGGCTGGACACGAAGAACGACTCCTACGACATCTATGTTCTTGG GTTCCAGGAGATTGTGCCGCTGAACGCGAGGAACGTGCTTGGCCCCAAGCAGAGGCGGGCGGCCATGAAGTGGCAGCTGCTCATCGGCGACGCATTGAACAGCACGAGGCATGGAGCTGCAGGAATGCATGGTCAAGGACAGGGGGGCGCGTTCAGGTGCCTCATGAGCAAGCAGATGGTCGGAATCTTCGTGTCGGTCTGGACGAGGAGCAGCCTCTGCCGGCACGTCCGCCACCCCGGCGTGTGCAGCGTCGGCGCCGGCGTCCTCGGCCGGCTCGGCAACAAG GGCGCGGTGTCCGTCCGGTTCTTGCTCCACGGCACGAGCTTCTGCTTCGTCTGCTGCCACCTGGCCTCAGGCGGCGAGAAGGGCGACGCGCTGCGCCGGAACGCCGACGCCGCGGGCATCCTCTCCAGGACCAGCTTCCTCGGCTTCGGCGGCGTGGCGGCAGCACCCGGTGAGGTGCCCAAGAAGATTCTTGGCCATGA CCGCGTGGTGTTGCTCGGCGACCTCAACTACCGGATCGCCATGGACGATGACGAAGCACGGCAGCTGGTGAGGGCCAGGAAATGGGGCATGCTGCTGGAGGGCGACGAGCTGCTGCTGGAGCTCTCCAGTGGCCGTCAGTTCCACGGCTGGCACGAGGGCCACGTCACCTTCGCCCCGACCTACAAGTATAGCCGCAACTCCGACCACCTCCACTGGTGCGCTGACGGCGTCGCCGCCGGCCGCGAGAAGCAGCACCGCGCGCCGGCATG GTGCGACCGCATCCTCTGGCGCGGGAAGGGGATGAAGCAGGTCCGGTACGAGCGCTGCGGTTGCTACCGGCTCTCCGATCACCGCCCGGTCAGGGCTTTGTTCCACGCCGTGTGCGAACTGGCGGATGGCTAA